A genomic window from Cucumis melo cultivar AY chromosome 8, USDA_Cmelo_AY_1.0, whole genome shotgun sequence includes:
- the LOC103486081 gene encoding 18 kDa seed maturation protein: protein MQSGKKAMESVKESAANVAASAKAGMDKTKATVQEKMEKVTARDPLAKEIAEEKKEAKIHEAELNKQEARQHNAAVRQAATVGAATTHGTHPTTHSTATHSTTGAHGYTTGTHQMSALPGHGTGQPTGPVTEGVVGVHPIGTATGTGRTTTAHNPLAGGETGYGTGTRTGGTGGSYT from the exons ATGCAGTCAGGAAAGAAGGCAATGGAATCCGTGAAGGAATCGGCTGCTAATGTTGCAGCCTCCGCCAAGGCTGGCATGGACAAGACTAAAGCTACTGTTCAAGAgaag ATGGAGAAAGTAACGGCCCGTGACCCGTTGgcaaaagaaatcgcagaagagaagaaagaagcaAAGATCCACGAGGCAGAGCTCAACAAACAGGAGGCGCGTCAGCACAACGCCGCCGTCAGACAGGCTGCTACGGTGGGAGCGGCAACCACACATGGAACACACCCAACAACCCACTCAACCGCCACACACTCCACCACTGGAGCCCATGGCTACACCACTGGGACCCATCAGATGTCGGCTTTGCCTGGCCACGGCACCGGCCAACCAACTGGCCCTGTGACAGAGGGCGTGGTTGGGGTGCACCCGATCGGCACTGCGACTGGCACCGGAAGGACCACAACCGCCCACAACCCTCTTGCTGGTGGTGAGACTGGGTACGGGACCGGCACCCGAACCGGCGGGACAGGGGGAAGTTATACTTAA